One part of the Sphingopyxis sp. TUF1 genome encodes these proteins:
- the mmsB gene encoding 3-hydroxyisobutyrate dehydrogenase, whose amino-acid sequence MSARNDRSAYGIAHRHREKNMQIGFIGLGNMGGAMAEVLTRSGRTVVAFDLASEAIKRAVSAGCIPARSVAEAVKGADAVITMLPAGAQARAVYSREVFPNVPAGTLLVDCSTIDVESARALAGEAQAKDLRFADAPVSGGVIAAAAGSLAFMIGCREEDFAEIARLVEPLARAVIRAGDPGAGQAAKICNNMVLGVSMIGVCEAFALAERLGLDGRLFFDIASQSTAQCWSLTSHCPWPGPVPHAPSNRGYEAGFSAAMMLKDLKLAQEAAAISGSAAPIGAAAEGLYALFGTLGGGDKDFSAIIELFRGRAPAAYAAAVQ is encoded by the coding sequence GTGTCCGCCAGGAACGACCGGAGCGCCTACGGCATCGCGCACCGGCATAGGGAGAAAAACATGCAGATCGGATTCATCGGTTTGGGAAACATGGGCGGCGCCATGGCGGAAGTGCTGACGCGTTCCGGACGAACCGTCGTCGCGTTCGACCTTGCGTCCGAGGCGATCAAACGCGCGGTTTCAGCCGGATGCATCCCCGCCCGATCGGTCGCCGAGGCGGTCAAAGGAGCGGATGCCGTAATAACTATGCTGCCCGCCGGCGCGCAGGCGCGCGCCGTCTACAGCCGGGAGGTGTTCCCGAACGTCCCGGCAGGAACGCTTCTGGTCGACTGCTCGACCATCGACGTCGAGAGCGCCCGGGCGCTGGCAGGCGAGGCGCAGGCAAAGGATTTGCGCTTCGCCGACGCGCCCGTATCCGGCGGCGTCATCGCCGCCGCTGCGGGAAGCCTTGCCTTCATGATTGGATGCCGGGAGGAAGATTTTGCCGAGATCGCGCGGCTGGTCGAGCCGCTTGCACGAGCCGTCATTCGAGCGGGTGATCCGGGCGCCGGGCAAGCGGCTAAGATCTGCAACAACATGGTTCTCGGGGTGTCGATGATCGGGGTTTGCGAGGCCTTTGCCTTAGCCGAGCGACTTGGCCTGGATGGCCGTTTATTCTTCGACATCGCCTCGCAGTCGACGGCCCAATGTTGGAGTCTCACGAGTCACTGTCCGTGGCCGGGCCCGGTGCCCCATGCGCCCTCTAACCGCGGATATGAAGCCGGCTTCAGCGCGGCCATGATGCTTAAGGACCTCAAACTCGCTCAGGAAGCGGCAGCGATCTCCGGCTCGGCGGCACCGATTGGTGCAGCGGCCGAGGGCCTCTACGCCTTGTTTGGAACACTCGGAGGCGGAGACAAGGATTTCTCCGCGATCATCGAGCTGTTTCGGGGGAGAGCGCCCGCGGCCTACGCAGCCGCGGTGCAGTAA
- a CDS encoding class I adenylate-forming enzyme family protein, whose amino-acid sequence MLTLSSLLLKSIARHGLRPALYCDGTSMSYAELDLRSSRLAAFLSSAGIGQGDAVGLHLRSSCEFVIADLAILKLGAVKVPLNELMSPAELRYCINHSKMRALISHGSLPSPESPAGGEAEILQLRIEVLDGGQPTPGAVPWQRALEHDADAFESNATAADDTAMIIYTGGTTGAPKGVRHLQGRLAVNLFAHLVCGDIRRDEVMLLATPLSHAAGFQIQACLLQGGLVVLASRFEPRAFLDLARRHEATWTFAVPTMIYRLLDALGPDEKGPQSFRTIVYGAAPMASDRLRSALDRFGPVLLQIYGQTECPNFITVLSRHDHLQEGRLGSCGRPVPFVDVEIREGGTVCAPGTVGELCVRSPYLLAEYFENPHATAEAIVDGWLHTADLAYQDEAGYIFLVDRKKDMIISGGLNIYSVEVEAALRAHPAVADVGVVGLHDEDWGERVVAVVVARQSVDEAELRAFARERLSGYKAPKQIVFTAELPLTKYGKTDKVSLRALAGRRGTGAA is encoded by the coding sequence ATGTTGACCTTGTCCAGCCTCCTGCTGAAATCGATCGCCCGGCACGGCCTGCGCCCGGCATTATATTGCGACGGCACAAGCATGTCTTATGCCGAGCTGGATTTAAGATCGTCTCGCCTCGCCGCCTTTCTGAGCTCTGCGGGAATCGGGCAGGGCGACGCCGTCGGGCTGCACCTGCGCAGCAGCTGCGAATTCGTCATTGCGGACTTGGCGATCCTGAAGCTCGGCGCTGTAAAAGTGCCCCTGAACGAACTGATGAGCCCGGCCGAACTGCGCTACTGCATCAACCATTCCAAAATGCGGGCTCTCATATCGCATGGGTCGCTTCCATCGCCTGAAAGTCCCGCAGGCGGGGAAGCAGAGATTCTGCAACTTCGGATCGAGGTGTTGGACGGGGGTCAACCGACGCCCGGCGCTGTTCCGTGGCAACGAGCGCTCGAACATGACGCGGACGCGTTCGAGTCAAACGCCACCGCTGCTGACGATACGGCGATGATTATCTACACCGGCGGCACGACCGGGGCACCGAAGGGGGTGCGGCACCTGCAGGGACGCCTAGCCGTCAACCTTTTCGCGCATCTGGTCTGCGGCGACATTCGCCGGGACGAAGTCATGTTGCTGGCGACACCTCTCTCGCACGCGGCAGGGTTTCAGATCCAGGCGTGCCTTTTGCAAGGCGGCCTCGTCGTGCTTGCTTCTAGATTCGAGCCGCGCGCGTTTCTCGACCTCGCGCGGAGGCATGAAGCGACCTGGACCTTTGCCGTCCCCACGATGATCTACCGCCTCCTCGACGCGCTAGGCCCGGACGAGAAGGGACCACAATCGTTCCGAACGATCGTCTATGGGGCTGCGCCTATGGCGAGTGATCGTCTTCGCTCGGCTCTCGACAGATTCGGGCCCGTCCTTCTGCAAATCTACGGGCAGACCGAATGCCCGAACTTCATCACCGTCCTCTCGCGGCACGACCACCTTCAAGAGGGCCGACTTGGCTCGTGCGGGAGACCGGTGCCTTTTGTGGATGTCGAGATCCGCGAAGGCGGAACCGTCTGTGCGCCAGGAACCGTTGGCGAGCTTTGTGTCCGCTCGCCCTATCTCCTGGCCGAGTATTTCGAGAATCCGCACGCGACGGCCGAAGCGATCGTAGACGGTTGGCTCCATACAGCCGACCTCGCTTATCAGGACGAGGCAGGCTATATATTTCTGGTCGATCGCAAGAAGGACATGATCATCTCCGGCGGTCTCAACATCTATTCGGTCGAGGTGGAGGCCGCTCTTCGCGCCCACCCCGCCGTGGCGGACGTCGGGGTCGTCGGCCTACACGACGAAGACTGGGGCGAGCGCGTGGTAGCCGTCGTCGTCGCGCGGCAATCTGTCGATGAAGCAGAACTGCGCGCCTTCGCGCGCGAGCGCCTCTCAGGCTACAAGGCTCCGAAACAGATCGTCTTCACCGCCGAGCTTCCATTGACCAAGTACGGCAAGACCGACAAGGTGTCGTTGCGTGCCCTCGCTGGTCGACGAGGAACGGGCGCCGCGTAA
- a CDS encoding TonB-dependent receptor, with protein MKSQNRLWGRASLLCGTFVASAIYGPVAAAQAPPEDKMQGINEIVVTAQKREQSANDVPMSINAFSGDQLDEQGIATVEDLTKLVPGFNFTRTKFDNPVYRIRGIGYLETSVGAPPAVALYTDETPLPYPVMGKGALLDVERVEVLKGPQGTLYGQNSTGGLVNFIAAKPTDSFEGGLRVGYARFGELTLDGFASAPLSDDLGVRVALKTVRGGAWQRSITRDDELGDRDLTIGRILLNYEPTDRLRILLNVNGWIDRSDTQAAQLVSIAIATASAPLAVRNRILAQPIVTDDPRAADWDPTVSFQSNQRFGQIAGRVEFDISDDVTLTSITSYSHFKQRDNRDLDGTAGQNLLLVQRTSIRSFYQELRIAGAMGDRFNWIVGANYAKDRPFEDATIRFADASVAYTFAAFAPGAPPFSGALSRGNQRVRTAAAFVGAEYALFDTLSLQASARYTSSRNHFDGCTRDLDGSGVPGFDGLVRRIKGDGNFIPSTPRGCLTRGLDLNPAQESADLNEDNVSWRVGATWQPTKDVLVYINGSRGYKAGSFSNLTASTITQYLPARQESVLAYELGTKLTFLDGRLQANAAAFYYDYSNKQTLAGLADPLGVFPPLPTLINVPKSRVAGVELDLNWNPAPGLRLHAGGSYLDSKILRDFTIFNGRTTIFNWKGSEFSDTPKWYLDLGADYEWSIGGALKANVGADYGFKSSSASVFNATLTSARNPRFSQAGARIGVGREDGGWNMSAWVRNLFDTRYWTSSFTQGDTTTRYMERPRTYGLTLSLGF; from the coding sequence ATGAAGAGTCAAAACAGATTGTGGGGCCGCGCGAGCTTGCTCTGCGGTACATTCGTAGCGAGCGCGATTTATGGGCCCGTCGCGGCGGCGCAGGCGCCGCCGGAAGACAAGATGCAAGGCATCAACGAGATCGTCGTGACCGCCCAAAAGCGCGAGCAGTCCGCCAACGATGTACCGATGTCGATCAACGCGTTTTCGGGCGATCAGCTGGACGAGCAGGGTATCGCGACCGTTGAGGATCTAACTAAGCTGGTCCCCGGTTTTAACTTTACCCGGACAAAGTTCGACAATCCCGTCTATCGCATTCGAGGGATCGGCTATCTGGAGACCTCGGTGGGTGCTCCACCTGCCGTTGCGCTCTATACCGATGAAACGCCCCTTCCTTATCCGGTCATGGGCAAGGGTGCGCTGCTTGACGTCGAGCGCGTCGAAGTTCTGAAGGGACCGCAGGGCACCCTTTATGGACAGAATTCGACCGGCGGCCTGGTAAACTTCATCGCCGCCAAGCCGACCGATAGCTTCGAGGGCGGATTGCGGGTCGGATACGCACGCTTCGGTGAGCTCACCCTGGACGGTTTTGCCAGCGCCCCGCTGTCGGATGATCTCGGCGTCCGGGTCGCGCTCAAGACTGTCCGCGGCGGCGCATGGCAGCGCAGCATCACTCGCGACGACGAGCTGGGGGACCGCGACCTTACCATCGGGCGGATACTGCTGAACTATGAGCCTACTGATCGGCTTCGTATCCTGCTCAACGTGAATGGCTGGATCGACCGGTCCGATACGCAGGCGGCCCAGCTCGTGTCGATCGCGATCGCGACGGCATCGGCGCCGTTGGCAGTTCGCAATCGCATTCTGGCGCAGCCCATCGTGACCGATGACCCGCGCGCAGCGGACTGGGATCCGACCGTGTCTTTCCAGTCGAACCAACGCTTTGGGCAGATCGCCGGCCGCGTCGAATTCGATATTTCGGACGATGTCACCCTGACATCAATCACCTCCTATAGCCATTTTAAACAGCGCGATAACCGTGACCTCGACGGCACGGCCGGCCAGAACCTGCTGCTCGTTCAACGAACCAGCATCCGCTCCTTCTATCAGGAATTGCGTATCGCGGGTGCAATGGGCGATCGTTTCAACTGGATCGTCGGCGCCAACTACGCCAAGGACCGCCCGTTCGAGGACGCGACGATTCGTTTTGCCGACGCCAGCGTTGCCTATACCTTTGCGGCCTTCGCTCCGGGCGCCCCGCCGTTCAGCGGTGCACTGTCGCGGGGCAATCAGCGGGTTCGAACCGCGGCGGCGTTCGTGGGCGCCGAATATGCCCTTTTCGATACCTTGTCGCTCCAGGCCTCGGCTCGCTACACTTCGTCCCGCAATCATTTTGATGGCTGTACCCGCGATCTCGATGGTTCGGGCGTTCCGGGCTTCGACGGTCTGGTGCGGCGGATCAAGGGCGACGGGAACTTCATCCCGTCCACGCCCAGAGGATGTCTGACGCGCGGGCTGGACCTCAATCCGGCGCAGGAGAGCGCGGACCTGAATGAGGACAATGTGTCGTGGCGGGTGGGTGCTACCTGGCAGCCGACCAAGGATGTCCTTGTCTATATCAACGGCAGCCGGGGCTACAAGGCCGGAAGCTTTTCAAATCTGACGGCTTCGACGATCACCCAATATCTGCCTGCGCGCCAGGAGTCGGTACTTGCTTACGAGCTTGGGACCAAGCTGACCTTTCTCGATGGGAGACTTCAGGCGAACGCTGCGGCCTTTTACTACGATTATTCCAATAAGCAGACCCTGGCAGGCCTGGCCGATCCGCTCGGCGTTTTTCCGCCTTTGCCGACCCTTATCAATGTGCCGAAAAGCCGGGTTGCCGGCGTGGAACTCGACTTGAACTGGAATCCCGCGCCGGGGCTTCGCTTGCACGCCGGCGGATCCTACCTCGACTCCAAGATTCTCCGGGACTTTACGATTTTCAACGGCCGCACCACCATCTTTAACTGGAAAGGCTCCGAGTTCTCCGACACGCCCAAATGGTATCTCGACTTGGGCGCTGACTATGAATGGAGCATCGGGGGGGCGTTGAAAGCCAACGTCGGAGCCGACTATGGGTTCAAATCCAGCTCCGCCTCGGTGTTTAATGCCACCCTGACATCTGCGCGGAATCCGCGCTTTTCCCAGGCCGGTGCGCGCATTGGCGTCGGGCGCGAGGATGGCGGCTGGAACATGAGTGCCTGGGTCCGCAACCTGTTCGATACGCGATACTGGACCTCGTCCTTCACACAGGGCGATACAACTACGCGCTACATGGAGCGTCCCCGGACCTATGGTCTGACGTTGTCGCTCGGATTTTAA
- a CDS encoding amidase, which produces MFAGKIWKLNATDIAAAVKRGDISAIEAVDAHLERIASVNPKVNAATQVMAQSARAAASQVDADRKAGKPLGALAGVPFTVKESLDVAGAATTLGVPALKNAIAAEDAIVVERLRRAGAIPIAHTNLPDLSLRFHTSSQLYGATINPWDSGRSPGGSSGGDGVAVGTGMAPIALGTDAGGSVRLPAAFAGVTALKPGFGRLPSLRGPSVTLATQLFPVDGPLARSVGDLRAVFPLLAGPDTRDPRVADVELWPPVPKQPMRVGLVVDPDGQGVDPAVKAAVEQAAKALASAGYEVEPVELPHAAEALDLYGRMILTEFNLIWPRLSALLQPNGQRYIKLFMDERKPATLEEYVGFTARRFSIMQEWAELFDRFPVILGPNFTEQAVEPDFDVKTPESFRFVQKGMRLDSITSFMGVPSVAVPAGITQGLPQSVQVIGRPYREDLCLLVAETLEKHFGRITPIDPRGK; this is translated from the coding sequence ATGTTCGCGGGTAAAATCTGGAAATTGAACGCCACGGACATCGCGGCTGCCGTGAAACGTGGCGACATATCGGCCATTGAGGCTGTCGATGCGCATTTAGAGCGCATCGCGTCGGTCAATCCGAAGGTCAATGCCGCGACACAGGTGATGGCGCAATCCGCCCGGGCCGCTGCGTCCCAGGTCGACGCAGATCGGAAAGCCGGCAAACCGCTCGGCGCGCTCGCCGGTGTCCCGTTCACGGTGAAGGAGTCGCTCGATGTTGCGGGCGCCGCGACAACCCTCGGCGTGCCGGCCCTCAAGAACGCGATCGCAGCGGAAGACGCGATCGTGGTGGAGCGCTTGCGCAGGGCTGGCGCCATTCCGATCGCGCACACAAATCTGCCCGATTTGAGCCTGCGATTTCACACGTCCAGCCAGCTTTACGGCGCGACGATCAACCCTTGGGACAGCGGACGCTCTCCAGGCGGCTCGAGCGGCGGCGATGGCGTCGCCGTCGGCACGGGCATGGCGCCGATCGCTCTGGGTACCGACGCAGGCGGTTCGGTACGCTTGCCCGCGGCTTTCGCTGGCGTAACCGCGCTTAAACCCGGCTTTGGCCGTTTGCCCTCGCTCAGAGGGCCGAGTGTCACGCTGGCGACCCAGCTCTTTCCCGTGGACGGGCCGCTTGCACGGTCCGTTGGCGATCTGCGCGCGGTCTTCCCGCTGCTTGCCGGGCCCGACACGCGTGATCCGCGAGTGGCTGATGTCGAGCTTTGGCCGCCGGTTCCCAAACAGCCGATGCGGGTTGGACTGGTGGTCGATCCGGACGGGCAGGGCGTGGACCCGGCTGTCAAGGCAGCGGTCGAGCAGGCGGCCAAGGCTCTCGCGAGCGCTGGCTATGAGGTGGAGCCAGTGGAACTTCCTCATGCGGCCGAAGCGCTCGATCTTTATGGTCGCATGATCCTGACCGAGTTCAATCTCATCTGGCCCCGGCTCAGCGCTCTGCTCCAACCCAACGGGCAACGATACATCAAGCTGTTCATGGACGAGCGCAAACCGGCAACTCTCGAGGAATATGTCGGATTCACCGCCCGCCGGTTCAGCATCATGCAGGAATGGGCCGAACTGTTCGACCGCTTCCCGGTTATTCTCGGACCCAATTTCACCGAGCAGGCCGTGGAGCCGGACTTTGATGTGAAGACCCCCGAATCTTTTCGCTTCGTACAAAAGGGCATGCGGCTCGACAGCATCACCTCCTTCATGGGGGTTCCCTCGGTCGCGGTGCCGGCCGGCATCACGCAAGGTCTGCCGCAGAGTGTCCAGGTAATCGGACGCCCCTACCGCGAGGACCTTTGCCTGCTTGTCGCCGAAACGTTGGAAAAGCACTTCGGGCGCATCACGCCCATCGATCCGAGAGGCAAATGA
- a CDS encoding alpha/beta fold hydrolase, whose protein sequence is MGAALPIDRRKFLAGGAAAGMITLSPLSAREAVTSQWADIGGHKLHYVAAGSGPLVILIHGWADTHRTWERQLPVLAAAGFRAVAVDLPGCGLSSAGSVSPLDPPALIAALIGSTGYSEAAVIGHNLGGEIARELALRYSDQVSKLALIGSVPVAWAGDDAFLAHVRSESFAAKANADSAWGVAFFQHHLDTVHDRADVISRSLRPGEVSAMPHRNVGAHAQHCYQSYGRTGFASLRLMASRVADGSEAKVAALPQPVMVMLGEFCPLNIFSHPGAVGEDAPRLDSWHVVAGANHYVHRQKPGPVNQAIVGFLRS, encoded by the coding sequence ATGGGCGCGGCCCTTCCCATCGATCGCCGCAAGTTCTTGGCCGGCGGCGCCGCGGCAGGGATGATTACGCTGTCGCCGCTATCCGCGCGTGAGGCCGTTACGAGCCAATGGGCCGACATCGGCGGTCACAAGCTGCACTATGTTGCCGCGGGCAGCGGCCCGTTGGTGATCCTTATCCATGGCTGGGCGGACACGCACCGGACGTGGGAGCGGCAGCTTCCGGTGTTGGCAGCGGCCGGCTTCCGAGCTGTCGCCGTCGACTTACCCGGCTGCGGCCTTAGCAGCGCGGGCTCCGTATCACCGCTCGATCCCCCGGCATTAATTGCGGCGCTGATCGGATCGACGGGCTATTCAGAGGCTGCGGTAATCGGGCACAACCTGGGCGGCGAGATTGCACGTGAGCTTGCCCTGCGATATTCAGACCAGGTCAGCAAGCTTGCTCTGATCGGCTCCGTTCCAGTAGCCTGGGCAGGCGACGACGCGTTTCTCGCGCATGTTCGGAGCGAAAGCTTCGCTGCGAAGGCGAATGCCGACTCGGCCTGGGGCGTCGCCTTCTTTCAGCATCACCTCGACACGGTCCATGATCGGGCGGACGTGATTTCCCGGTCCCTGCGCCCAGGCGAGGTTAGTGCCATGCCACACCGAAACGTCGGTGCGCATGCGCAGCACTGCTACCAATCCTATGGCCGGACCGGCTTTGCTTCGCTTCGCCTGATGGCGTCCCGCGTCGCAGATGGTTCAGAAGCCAAGGTCGCTGCTTTGCCTCAGCCAGTCATGGTGATGCTGGGAGAATTCTGCCCGCTGAATATATTTTCTCACCCGGGCGCGGTGGGGGAGGATGCTCCGCGCCTTGACAGCTGGCATGTCGTTGCCGGTGCCAATCATTACGTTCATCGCCAGAAACCCGGCCCCGTGAATCAAGCGATTGTTGGATTTCTCCGCTCGTGA